One Kitasatospora sp. MAP12-44 DNA segment encodes these proteins:
- the fxsT gene encoding FxSxx-COOH system tetratricopeptide repeat protein, whose protein sequence is MEPYFFLSYARVDDDGTAIGTFYQDLRAELAARDPEAATQPSFRDTERIFLGADWERVLANAIAGCRAMVALYSPAYFASVYCGKEWTAFRSRVTAFQADTGWDAGALLPVLWEPLPGGPPPPADEVQYRVPQMGERYAEVGLHQLIREDPHGAEYRTVVEVLAGRVRQAAGRVRLPGLPGLNLREFQGAFPVRTTGQPPVLRTVEVGPAEQREPARVGADVPRHVFVSYAPAERMWAEWAATELTALGYRVSLHGIAAPLRGRSAEAGWAAKGTGRVLALLSPDYLQYARSGELWRALAGREVAPGIPALIPLRVKEMDQALPRLFAEQPVRDVVRTSAADSLARLTAAVGRLPPGQVPPTDGPAPVRPWRVGFPGELPPVLDCPARNPAFTGRDEELEVLRNGFGNEPATNVQVLFGLGGVGKTQTATEYAHRFRSGYDVVWWIPAEQIEFVGPRLAQLAPRIGLEGADDSSDTASRVLAALRAGRPYGRWLLVFDNAGAPEELAGWLPTGPPGGHVLITSRDPAWARHAGQVEVGVFRRPESLLLLRRLNPGLAVAAADQVARSLGDLPLAIAQAAAWLQESGMPVAGYLELLEATLTEMLERTRLPEGDYPRSAAATWLLSLEELRRTNARAAELLELCAHFGPDPIPTKALFSPLMARRLRLSHDDAGARMEIGELVRTIHRTGLARADSSSASLTVHRLVQAVIRDQVAVERRADVRRTVQLTLAGAGPQEPDLVGNWDGFAELLPHLWPSGAASSEDPEVRQWIINSVRYQWKRGMDQAARELAERTLEQWDRMADDGSGSGRAGDPYPGMLSLQLANVLRSQGEYRECHNIDHEVVLRFRRELGPRHPQTLIASSGLAADLRALGRFGEARELDRATVETAEQVLGKSHRRFWMMANNLALSEFLVGDRQLALDLHRRAYRHQHRVLGAASLDTLSSASSYARLLREKGQLRESLGLLEETVQIYRRTIGERHTDALWARRNLAMTLYRLGRLAQARELGGEVYRGCTEVLGPQSPDTLAAAGSFAAALRALGEHGQAVRIAGETYRQCRQQFGERHPMTAAVAGNLAVHLRATGKTGEARALSQEALAKLQAALGADHPYLGAVMVNHATDLALDGDRSGAARLGRRASELLTGALGPDHYDSLTAQSNLALDLAEAGLRDRAERLRAECADRAEGALGEGHPITRAVTAGLRLDAELEPCVI, encoded by the coding sequence TTGGAGCCTTATTTCTTTCTGAGTTACGCACGGGTGGACGACGACGGCACGGCGATCGGCACCTTCTACCAGGACCTGCGGGCCGAACTGGCCGCCCGCGACCCCGAGGCGGCCACCCAGCCGAGCTTCCGCGACACCGAGCGGATCTTCCTGGGCGCCGACTGGGAGCGGGTGCTGGCCAACGCGATCGCCGGCTGCCGGGCGATGGTGGCGCTCTACTCGCCCGCCTACTTCGCCAGCGTCTACTGCGGCAAGGAGTGGACGGCGTTCCGCAGCCGGGTCACCGCGTTCCAGGCCGACACCGGGTGGGACGCGGGCGCGCTGCTCCCGGTGCTCTGGGAGCCGCTGCCCGGTGGCCCGCCCCCGCCGGCCGACGAAGTCCAGTACCGCGTACCGCAGATGGGCGAGCGCTACGCTGAGGTCGGCCTGCACCAGCTGATCCGTGAGGACCCGCACGGCGCGGAGTACCGCACGGTGGTCGAGGTGCTGGCCGGCCGGGTCCGCCAGGCGGCCGGCCGGGTGCGGCTGCCCGGCCTGCCGGGCCTGAACCTGCGGGAGTTCCAAGGAGCTTTCCCGGTACGGACGACGGGCCAGCCGCCGGTGCTGCGTACGGTCGAGGTCGGACCGGCCGAGCAGCGCGAGCCCGCCCGGGTGGGCGCCGACGTGCCGCGCCACGTGTTCGTCAGCTACGCGCCCGCCGAGCGGATGTGGGCGGAGTGGGCGGCGACCGAACTCACCGCGCTGGGCTACCGGGTGTCGCTGCACGGCATCGCCGCCCCGCTGCGCGGCCGCTCGGCCGAGGCGGGCTGGGCGGCCAAGGGCACCGGCCGGGTGCTCGCCCTGCTCTCCCCCGACTACCTCCAGTACGCCCGATCGGGTGAACTCTGGCGCGCGCTGGCCGGCCGCGAAGTGGCCCCCGGGATCCCCGCGTTGATCCCGCTGCGGGTCAAGGAGATGGACCAGGCGCTGCCCCGGCTCTTCGCCGAGCAGCCCGTCCGCGACGTGGTCAGGACCTCCGCCGCCGACTCGCTCGCCCGGCTGACGGCCGCCGTCGGACGCCTGCCGCCCGGGCAGGTACCGCCGACGGACGGCCCGGCGCCGGTGCGCCCCTGGCGGGTCGGCTTCCCCGGCGAGCTGCCGCCGGTGCTCGACTGCCCGGCGCGCAACCCCGCCTTCACCGGCCGCGACGAGGAGTTGGAGGTGCTGCGGAACGGCTTCGGCAACGAGCCGGCCACCAACGTCCAGGTGCTCTTCGGCCTCGGCGGGGTGGGCAAGACGCAGACCGCCACCGAGTACGCCCACCGGTTCCGCTCCGGCTACGACGTGGTCTGGTGGATCCCGGCCGAGCAGATCGAGTTCGTCGGCCCGCGACTGGCCCAACTGGCGCCCAGGATCGGCCTGGAGGGCGCGGACGACAGCAGCGACACGGCCAGCCGGGTGCTGGCCGCGCTGCGCGCCGGGCGCCCGTACGGCCGCTGGCTGCTGGTCTTCGACAACGCGGGCGCCCCCGAGGAGCTGGCCGGCTGGCTGCCGACCGGCCCGCCCGGCGGGCACGTCCTGATCACCTCGCGCGACCCGGCCTGGGCCCGGCACGCCGGACAGGTCGAGGTCGGCGTCTTCCGCCGCCCGGAGAGCCTGCTGCTGCTGCGCCGGCTCAACCCCGGGCTGGCCGTCGCGGCCGCCGACCAGGTGGCCCGCAGCCTGGGCGACCTGCCGCTCGCCATCGCGCAGGCGGCGGCCTGGCTGCAGGAGAGCGGCATGCCGGTCGCCGGCTACCTGGAGCTGCTGGAGGCCACCCTGACCGAGATGCTGGAGCGCACCCGGCTTCCGGAGGGCGACTACCCGCGCTCGGCCGCGGCGACCTGGTTGCTCTCCCTGGAGGAGCTGCGCCGCACCAACGCCCGGGCCGCCGAACTGCTGGAGCTCTGCGCCCACTTCGGCCCGGACCCGATCCCCACCAAGGCGCTCTTCAGCCCGCTGATGGCCCGCCGGCTGCGGCTCAGCCACGACGACGCCGGGGCCAGGATGGAGATCGGCGAGCTGGTCCGCACGATCCACCGCACCGGCCTGGCTCGGGCCGACTCCAGCAGCGCCTCGCTGACCGTGCACCGGCTGGTCCAGGCGGTGATCCGGGACCAGGTCGCGGTGGAGCGCCGGGCGGACGTCCGCCGCACCGTCCAGCTCACCCTGGCCGGGGCCGGCCCGCAGGAGCCCGACCTGGTCGGCAACTGGGACGGCTTCGCCGAGCTGCTGCCGCACCTGTGGCCGTCCGGAGCGGCGAGCAGCGAGGACCCGGAGGTGCGCCAGTGGATCATCAACTCGGTGCGCTACCAGTGGAAGCGCGGGATGGACCAGGCGGCCCGCGAGCTGGCTGAGCGCACCCTGGAGCAGTGGGACCGGATGGCCGACGACGGCTCGGGGTCCGGGCGTGCCGGCGATCCCTACCCCGGCATGCTGAGCCTGCAGCTCGCCAACGTGCTGCGCTCGCAGGGCGAGTACCGCGAGTGCCACAACATCGACCACGAGGTGGTGCTGCGCTTTCGCCGCGAGCTGGGGCCGCGCCACCCGCAGACCCTGATCGCCTCCAGCGGTCTTGCCGCCGACCTGCGGGCGCTCGGCCGGTTCGGCGAGGCGCGCGAGCTGGACCGGGCCACCGTGGAGACCGCCGAGCAGGTGCTCGGCAAGTCGCACCGGCGGTTCTGGATGATGGCCAACAACCTGGCCCTCTCGGAGTTCCTGGTCGGTGATCGGCAGCTGGCCCTCGACCTGCACCGGCGGGCCTACCGCCACCAGCACCGGGTGCTGGGCGCGGCGAGTCTCGACACGCTCTCCTCGGCCAGCAGCTACGCCCGGCTGCTGCGCGAGAAAGGCCAGCTGCGCGAGTCGCTCGGCCTGCTGGAGGAGACCGTGCAGATCTACCGGCGCACCATCGGCGAACGGCACACCGACGCGCTGTGGGCCCGGCGCAACCTCGCGATGACCCTCTACCGGCTCGGGCGCCTGGCCCAGGCCCGGGAGCTGGGCGGCGAGGTCTACCGCGGCTGCACCGAGGTGCTCGGCCCGCAGAGCCCGGACACCCTGGCGGCGGCCGGCAGCTTCGCGGCCGCGCTGCGCGCGCTGGGCGAGCACGGGCAGGCGGTGCGGATCGCCGGCGAGACCTACCGCCAGTGCCGCCAGCAGTTCGGCGAGCGGCACCCGATGACCGCGGCGGTGGCCGGCAACCTCGCCGTGCACCTGCGGGCGACCGGGAAGACCGGCGAGGCCAGGGCGCTGTCCCAGGAGGCGCTGGCCAAGCTCCAGGCGGCGCTCGGCGCCGACCACCCGTACCTCGGCGCGGTGATGGTCAACCACGCCACCGACCTGGCCCTGGACGGCGACCGGTCCGGCGCCGCCCGGCTGGGCCGGCGCGCCAGCGAGCTGCTCACCGGGGCGCTCGGTCCCGACCACTACGACAGCCTCACCGCGCAGTCCAACCTCGCCCTCGACCTGGCCGAGGCGGGGCTGCGGGACCGCGCCGAGCGGCTGCGGGCGGAGTGCGCGGACCGGGCCGAGGGGGCGCTCGGCGAGGGGCACCCGATCACCCGGGCGGTGACGGCCGGGCTGCGCCTGGACGCCGAGCTGGAGCCGTGCGTGATCTGA
- the fxsA gene encoding FxSxx-COOH cyclophane-containing RiPP peptide produces MPTTALDVKPVEQSEQPVGRMPLDKLSALGADRIAAAYARALPAEEAGQVAVAAFNSSI; encoded by the coding sequence ATGCCCACCACTGCGTTGGACGTCAAGCCCGTGGAGCAGAGCGAGCAGCCGGTCGGCCGGATGCCACTGGACAAACTGTCGGCGCTGGGTGCGGACCGGATCGCCGCGGCGTACGCCCGCGCGCTGCCCGCCGAGGAGGCTGGCCAGGTCGCCGTGGCGGCCTTCAACTCCTCGATCTGA
- a CDS encoding FxsB family cyclophane-forming radical SAM/SPASM peptide maturase yields the protein MTHPLVPFSQFVLKVHSRCDLACDHCYVYEHADTSWRGRPRAVAAEVLDQAAARIAEHAATHRLPAVHVVLHGGEPLLAGPVLLRRAATSLRAALPVGCALDLRIHTNGVRLDRAFCELFDELDIKVGISLDGDRAANDRHRRYADGRSSHRQVLAAVELLREPRFRHLYAGLLCTIDAENDPIAVYDALVDLAPPRIDFLLPHATWDVPPKRPPGAAEHPYASWLLAVYDRWQAQGRPVPVRTFDSVHRTLRGQSSLTESLGLDPADLVVIETDGAFEQADSLKTAYDGAPATGFDIFAHSLDEVARHPGMMERQSGLAGLSAVCRACPVVRSCGGGLYAHRWRSGTGFDNPSVFCGDLMELIGTIRDRVAPAAPVLPAQPVPVNTGELTEGQLGQLARGYGDADTVRALAAAQLELNRGLLAAVADRVGPAAPAGAWELLTALDAEAPQALDAVLGHPYLRGWATGCLRGEAGAGPGVLAEIAAAAALRAGRTDEVAVPLRGGAVQLPTLGRLPAEGEGLALVRGTAGGCTIRTPGGESVQVRWDRPADGRWQPVRRVRPAGWTLALEDTDPHRDSHQWAVEERLDEAAVADWTGSLREAWELIQRELPDYAAGIAAGLQMITPLRPGPPGRDVSAAARQAFGVVAIARPATAPILALLVAHEFQHVKLGAVLDFHDLYDRSDEGRYRAPWRPDPRPLEGLLQGTYAHLAVTEFWGARVAAYDGLPSEAAEHARLQLATWRLHTDQAIDSLLGSGALTPLGERFAAGMRATVAPWLDVPVGPAAETAARRAAQADLDAWQARAAVPAAAGS from the coding sequence ATGACGCACCCCCTGGTGCCCTTCTCGCAGTTCGTGCTGAAGGTCCACAGCCGATGTGACCTCGCCTGTGACCACTGCTATGTCTACGAGCACGCGGACACCAGCTGGCGCGGTCGGCCCAGGGCGGTCGCCGCCGAGGTGCTCGACCAGGCCGCCGCCCGGATCGCGGAGCACGCCGCCACCCACCGGCTGCCGGCCGTCCATGTCGTCCTGCACGGCGGGGAGCCCCTGCTCGCCGGCCCGGTGCTGCTGCGCCGGGCCGCGACGAGTCTGCGCGCCGCGCTGCCGGTCGGCTGCGCGCTGGACCTGCGGATCCACACCAACGGCGTCCGGCTGGACCGGGCCTTCTGCGAGCTCTTCGACGAGCTGGACATCAAGGTCGGCATCTCGCTGGACGGCGACCGGGCCGCCAACGACCGCCACCGCCGCTATGCCGACGGCCGCAGCAGCCACCGCCAGGTGCTGGCCGCCGTCGAGCTGCTGCGCGAGCCGCGGTTCAGGCACCTCTACGCCGGGCTGCTCTGCACCATCGACGCCGAGAACGACCCGATCGCCGTCTACGACGCGCTGGTCGACCTGGCGCCGCCGCGGATCGACTTCCTGCTGCCGCACGCCACCTGGGACGTCCCGCCCAAGCGCCCGCCCGGCGCGGCCGAACATCCTTACGCGAGCTGGCTGCTGGCCGTCTACGACCGCTGGCAGGCGCAGGGCCGCCCGGTCCCGGTGCGCACCTTCGACTCCGTGCACCGCACCCTGCGCGGGCAGTCCAGCCTCACCGAGTCGCTCGGCCTGGACCCCGCGGACCTGGTGGTGATCGAGACGGACGGCGCGTTCGAGCAGGCGGACAGCCTGAAGACCGCCTACGACGGAGCGCCCGCCACCGGCTTCGACATCTTCGCCCACAGCCTGGACGAGGTGGCCCGCCACCCTGGGATGATGGAGCGTCAGTCCGGCCTGGCCGGGCTCAGCGCGGTCTGCCGGGCCTGCCCGGTGGTCCGCAGCTGCGGCGGCGGCCTCTACGCGCACCGCTGGCGCAGCGGCACCGGCTTCGACAACCCGTCCGTCTTCTGCGGAGACCTCATGGAGCTCATCGGCACGATCCGGGACCGGGTCGCCCCCGCCGCTCCGGTGCTGCCCGCCCAGCCCGTCCCGGTGAACACCGGCGAGCTGACCGAAGGCCAGCTGGGCCAACTCGCCCGCGGCTACGGCGACGCCGACACCGTCCGGGCACTGGCCGCCGCCCAACTCGAGCTCAATCGGGGCCTGCTGGCCGCCGTCGCGGACCGGGTCGGGCCCGCCGCACCGGCCGGCGCGTGGGAGCTGCTGACCGCCCTGGACGCCGAGGCGCCGCAGGCGCTGGACGCGGTGCTCGGGCACCCGTACCTGCGCGGCTGGGCGACCGGCTGCCTGCGCGGCGAGGCCGGCGCCGGGCCGGGCGTGCTGGCGGAGATCGCCGCCGCCGCCGCGCTGCGCGCCGGGCGGACGGACGAGGTGGCCGTCCCGCTCCGGGGCGGCGCCGTTCAGCTGCCCACGCTGGGGCGGCTGCCGGCCGAGGGCGAGGGCCTGGCGCTGGTGCGCGGCACGGCCGGCGGCTGCACGATCCGCACGCCCGGCGGAGAGAGCGTCCAGGTGCGCTGGGACCGCCCTGCGGACGGCCGTTGGCAGCCGGTGCGCCGGGTGCGGCCGGCCGGCTGGACGCTCGCCCTGGAGGACACCGACCCGCACCGCGACAGCCACCAGTGGGCCGTCGAGGAGCGGCTCGACGAGGCGGCCGTGGCGGACTGGACCGGCTCCCTGCGGGAGGCCTGGGAGCTGATCCAGCGCGAACTGCCCGACTACGCGGCGGGCATCGCGGCGGGCCTGCAGATGATCACCCCGCTGCGGCCGGGACCCCCCGGGCGGGACGTCAGCGCCGCCGCCCGGCAGGCCTTCGGCGTGGTCGCGATCGCCCGGCCGGCCACCGCGCCGATCCTGGCGCTGCTGGTCGCGCACGAGTTCCAGCACGTCAAGCTGGGCGCGGTGCTGGACTTCCACGACCTGTACGACCGGAGTGACGAGGGCCGCTACCGCGCCCCCTGGCGCCCCGACCCGCGCCCGCTGGAGGGCCTGCTGCAGGGCACCTACGCGCACCTGGCGGTGACCGAGTTCTGGGGCGCCCGGGTGGCCGCCTACGACGGCCTGCCGAGCGAGGCGGCCGAGCACGCCCGGCTGCAGCTGGCCACCTGGCGGCTGCACACCGACCAGGCGATCGACAGCCTGCTCGGCTCCGGCGCGCTCACCCCGCTGGGCGAGCGGTTCGCGGCGGGCATGCGGGCCACCGTGGCGCCCTGGCTGGACGTCCCGGTCGGGCCGGCGGCCGAGACGGCCGCCCGGCGCGCCGCGCAGGCCGACCTGGACGCGTGGCAGGCCCGGGCCGCGGTGCCCGCGGCCGCCGGGTCCTGA
- a CDS encoding AAC(3) family N-acetyltransferase — translation MYSVEQLTGQLGALGLSERTGVVLVHASLRSVGPVAGGSAGLLAALRAALGPAGTVLAYTATPENSETSRLYREATAGLDAAALAAYRAAMPAFDPLRTPCSPTIGRLSEELRTTPGALRSAHPQTSFAALGPLGRTLLADHPLACHLGERSPLGALYRAGGWVLMIGAPLTACTAFHLAEYRAPGVASKRYGCVVRRADGERGWERFEGLDVDDRHFPRMLRTVRPRLGEAGTGRLGDACALLMPMVPAVDAALEWLEARVGARLASPAVALS, via the coding sequence GTGTACTCCGTCGAGCAGCTGACCGGCCAGCTGGGCGCGCTGGGGCTGTCGGAGCGCACCGGGGTGGTGCTGGTGCACGCCTCGCTGCGCTCGGTCGGCCCGGTGGCGGGCGGCTCGGCCGGGCTGCTGGCCGCACTGCGCGCTGCGCTGGGCCCGGCCGGGACGGTGCTGGCCTACACCGCGACGCCGGAGAACTCGGAGACCTCGCGGCTGTACCGCGAGGCGACCGCCGGTCTGGACGCCGCCGCGCTGGCGGCCTACCGCGCCGCGATGCCGGCCTTCGACCCCCTGCGCACGCCCTGCTCGCCGACCATCGGCCGGCTCTCCGAGGAGCTGCGGACCACCCCGGGCGCCCTGCGCAGCGCGCACCCGCAGACCTCCTTCGCCGCGCTCGGCCCGCTCGGCCGCACACTGCTGGCGGACCACCCGCTCGCCTGCCACCTGGGGGAGCGCTCGCCGCTCGGGGCGCTCTACCGGGCAGGCGGCTGGGTGCTGATGATCGGCGCACCGCTCACCGCGTGCACCGCCTTCCACCTCGCCGAGTACCGCGCGCCGGGGGTGGCCAGCAAGCGGTACGGCTGCGTGGTGCGGCGCGCGGACGGCGAGCGCGGCTGGGAGCGGTTCGAGGGCCTGGACGTCGACGACCGGCACTTCCCGCGGATGCTGCGGACCGTCCGGCCCCGGCTCGGCGAGGCCGGCACCGGGCGGCTGGGGGATGCCTGCGCGCTGCTGATGCCGATGGTGCCCGCCGTGGATGCGGCGCTGGAGTGGCTCGAAGCGCGCGTGGGCGCGCGGTTGGCGAGTCCCGCGGTGGCCTTGAGCTGA
- a CDS encoding TIR-like protein FxsC codes for MNDAEGGRTASAKPHFFLSYAHMPPVGSRNPNLRVTQFYEDLCEAVLQLTPLPTAEPVGFMDETMHQGDNWAAKISEALATCRVFVPLYHPRLFRSTPCGQEWYTFAQRSAGAPGGPAHNTAIVPVLWVGMREGALPPVASAVQFNHSSFPRAYAEDGLYALMAQRHHQGLYEQVVYKLARRIVDVALETVVPVAEPVDFTSNPSAFPFGSPADELTIAVLSFKDSELPPQRDPAYYGPRRTDWQPYVRGGDSALAEKAAQLARQCDLNPTIYEFDAEAARLMELERPIGPGVVLVDRWVLHDPERRELVREFARRNPAWVTVVEPWNRDDPQCVAENGPLSALSDEVLRQRARPAKPSFRTAAPDGGDSEGVATAREFGLLFQHAAIRAQKAFKERGLARPFGTGEARPRLREAFGPAPRPPVIRSAETDEDDDGGSHDG; via the coding sequence GTGAACGACGCTGAAGGCGGGCGGACGGCCTCGGCGAAGCCGCACTTCTTCCTGAGCTACGCGCATATGCCGCCGGTCGGCTCGCGCAATCCCAATCTGCGGGTCACCCAGTTCTACGAGGACCTCTGCGAGGCGGTCCTGCAGCTCACCCCGCTGCCCACCGCCGAGCCGGTCGGCTTCATGGACGAGACCATGCACCAGGGCGACAACTGGGCGGCGAAGATCTCCGAAGCCCTGGCCACCTGCCGGGTGTTCGTGCCGCTCTACCACCCGCGCCTGTTCCGCAGCACCCCGTGCGGTCAGGAGTGGTACACCTTCGCGCAGCGCTCGGCCGGCGCCCCCGGCGGTCCCGCGCACAACACCGCGATCGTGCCGGTGCTCTGGGTGGGGATGCGGGAGGGCGCGCTGCCGCCGGTGGCCAGCGCCGTGCAGTTCAACCACTCCAGCTTCCCGCGCGCCTACGCCGAGGACGGGCTGTACGCGCTGATGGCCCAGCGCCACCACCAGGGCCTCTACGAGCAGGTGGTCTACAAGCTGGCCCGGCGGATCGTCGACGTGGCCTTGGAGACGGTCGTCCCGGTGGCCGAGCCGGTCGACTTCACCAGCAACCCCTCGGCCTTCCCCTTCGGCTCACCCGCCGACGAACTCACCATCGCGGTCCTGTCGTTCAAGGACTCCGAACTGCCGCCGCAGCGCGATCCGGCCTACTACGGCCCGCGCCGCACTGACTGGCAGCCGTACGTCCGGGGCGGCGACTCCGCGCTCGCCGAGAAGGCCGCCCAGCTCGCCCGGCAGTGCGATCTCAACCCCACCATCTACGAGTTCGACGCCGAGGCGGCCCGGCTGATGGAGCTGGAGCGGCCGATCGGCCCCGGCGTGGTGCTGGTCGACCGCTGGGTCCTGCATGATCCCGAACGGCGGGAGCTGGTCCGGGAGTTCGCCCGCCGCAACCCGGCCTGGGTGACCGTGGTGGAGCCCTGGAACCGGGACGACCCGCAGTGCGTGGCCGAGAACGGTCCGCTCTCGGCGCTCAGCGACGAGGTGCTGCGCCAGCGCGCCCGGCCCGCCAAGCCGTCCTTCCGCACGGCCGCCCCGGACGGTGGAGACTCCGAAGGGGTCGCCACCGCACGGGAGTTCGGCCTGCTCTTCCAGCATGCCGCGATCCGGGCGCAGAAGGCGTTCAAGGAGCGGGGCCTGGCCAGGCCATTCGGCACCGGCGAGGCAAGACCCAGACTGCGCGAGGCCTTCGGGCCTGCCCCACGACCACCCGTGATCCGGTCCGCAGAGACCGACGAGGACGACGACGGAGGATCCCATGACGGTTGA